From Scomber japonicus isolate fScoJap1 chromosome 22, fScoJap1.pri, whole genome shotgun sequence, one genomic window encodes:
- the ankrd46b gene encoding ankyrin repeat domain-containing protein 46 → MSYVFINDSSQTNVPLLQACIDGDLPFAKRLLETGCDPNIRDNRGRTGLHLAAARGNVDICRLLHKFGADLLATDYQGNTALHLCGHVDTIQFLVSNGLKIDICNHNGSTPLVLAKRRGVNKDAIRLLEGLEEQEVKGFNRGPHSKLETMQMADSESAMESHSLLNPNLQSSEGVLSSFRTTWQEFVEDLGFWRVLLLLVVIALLSLGIAYYVSGVLPFSTSQLELVH, encoded by the exons ATGTCCTATGTCTTCATCAACGACTCGTCGCAGACCAATGTGCCTCTGCTGCAGGCCTGCATCGACGGAGACCTGCCGTTCGCCAAGAGGCTCCTCGAGACCGGATGCGACCCCAACATCCGCGACAACCGGGGTCGCACCGGCCTGCACCTAGCCGCCGCCCGAGGCAACGTGGACATATGTCGCCTCCTGCACAAGTTTGGGGCCGACCTGTTGGCAACAGATTATCAAGGGAACACGGCGCTGCATCTGTGCGGGCATGTGGATACCATACAGTTCCTGGTGTCCAACGGGCTGAAGATTGATATCTG TAACCACAATGGGTCGACCCCTCTGGTGCTGGCCAAGAGACGCGGCGTCAACAAGGACGCCATTCGTCTGCTGGAGGgactggaggagcaggaggtgaAAGGCTTCAACAGAGGGCCTCACTCCAAACTGGAAACTATGCAGATGGCCGATAGTGAAAG TGCGATGGAGAGCCACTCCTTACTCAATCCCAACCTGCAGAGCAGCGAGGGCGTCCTGTCCAGCTTCAGGACCACCTGGCAGGAGTTTGTGGAGGACCTGGGCTTCTGGAGGgtcttgctgctgctggtggtcaTCGCCCTCCTCTCTCTGGGCATCGCCTACTACGTCAGCGGGGTCCTGCCTTTCTCCACCAGCCAGTTGGAGCTCGTGCActga